TCGGTGAGGGCAGGGAGATCGCCGTAGGACCCGCGGGGCGACACCAAGTAGTCGCCGACCGCGATGAGCTCGTCGACGGAGAGCATCCCGGCGAGGTGGCGCCAGGTGGTCGGAGCATCCGTCACTGGCAGACCATCGACCTCGATGACCTTGGTGCATCGGCTCGACAGCTCGTGCCCGACGACCCCGCGAGTGCGGGGCCCGCGCCACTTCCCGACGCTCGAGACGTGGACACGCGGGTCTCGTTCCAGCCTGCGGGGGAGAGGACAGCCCAAGAGCAGTGCGGCCGTGGTGTGGCTGAAGCACTGGCCCTCGGCGAGTCGCACCTGATAGGCCGACGCGAGCGGTGGTGCGTCTTGGGCGGACCGAACCCCGTGGAACGGAGCCACGATGTCGGATGCGGCGAGCCGCCGATGCCCGACGCCGTGCTGCGCGGCATCCCCAGTCGTGAATGACACGCGGGACACGAGATCGGCGGGGAGTCGGCTCGGACTTCGCATGCGGACACGGTCTTCCAACGAGCCGGACTTCGGCGGTGCCGCATGCGCTCACCCCCCGAGTGAGTGCCCGTTCGCACCTGTGGAGGACCAATGCCCGGGTCGCCGATACAAGACCCGTCAAGAACCTGCGTTCTCAGCGCTGGGAGCGCAGGCTCTTGACGGGTCTCGAGGCCACGGGGACGGGTCGTGCGCGAGACCCGTCAAGAAACTGCGCCATGAGGCGCGAGAGTGCAGGAGATTGACGGGTCTGGGGCCGGACTGGGATCAAGCGGCGCGCAGGCGGGGATTCGCGGGTTCGATTGGTAGGCTGTGCGCACAATCGCATATCGGGCCATCGACGCGTTGCGGGAGAGCCGGCTGGGCCGGCACCGAAGGAGCAAGCCTCCCCGCCAATCTCTCAGGTCACAGACCGCAGCGAGCAGGCCGCTCTGAAAAGCGGATGCCACGAGCATCCCGCCCACGGTGAAAGCGACCCCACGGGTCGTGAAACTCTCAGGCAGATGACAGAGGGGGAGTTCTCGACCGCGGCGACTGCCGCGCGCGCCGTGCGACGACAGGAGAACTCCGTGACCGAACGCCTGAGCCCCCTCGATGCGATCCACCGCGCCGCCGGCGCGACCTTCACCGACTTCGCGGGCTGGCAGATGCCGGTGCGCTACTCGTCCGACCTGGCCGAGCACAAGGCGGTCCGCACGGCGGCCGGCCTGTTCGACCTCTCGCACATGGGCGAGATCGTGGTCGTCGGCCCCGAGGCCGACCGCGCGCTCGACTACGCGCTCGCCGGGAAGCTCTCGGCCAGCGCCGAGGGCCAGGCGAAGTACACCCTGCTGCTCGCTCGCCACGGCGGCGTGATCGACGACCTCGTCGTCTACCGCACCGGCGCCGACCGCTACCTCGTCGTCGCCAACGCGGCCAACGTCGCCCACGTCGCCGACGAGCTGCGCGCCCGCACCGCCCCGTTCGACTGCGAGGTGTTCGACGAGTCCGACGACATGGCGCTGATCGCCGTGCAGGGCCCCAAGGCGCTCGATATCCTCACGAGTACCGCCGGATTCGGCATCCAGGGCGACGGCAACGACCACGACGACTTCGTGGATGCCGTGAGCGGCATGAAGTACTACCGCGCCGTCGCGGCCGAGTTCGCCGAGCAGCCGGTGCTGGTCGCCCGCACCGGCTACACCGGCGAGGACGGCTTCGAGCTCTACGTCTCGCCCGACCAGGCGCCCGCCCTCTGGGAGGCGCTCGCCGAGGCGGGCGAGGCGCACGGACTCGTTCCGGCGGGCCTCGCGAGCCGCGACACGCTCCGCCTCGAGGCGGGCATGCCGCTGTACGGCCACGAGCTCACGCGCGACACCTTCCCGGCCCAGGCGGGCCTCGGCCGCGTGGTCGCGCTCGGCAAGGAGGTCGACTTCGTCGGCCGCGCCGCGAGCGAGGAGGGGCCGGCGGCGGATGCCCCGGTGCTGGTCGGACTCGCGAGCGAGGGCCGACGCGCGGGCCGCGCCGGGTACGCGCTCTTCGACGGCGAGGGGGCGGATGCCTCCGAGGCCGGCGTGATCACGAGCGGCGCGCTGTCGCCCACGCTGGGCCACCCGATCGCCATGGCCTACGTCGCCCCGCGCCACGCGGCGACGGGCACCACCCTGTACGTCGACGTGCGCGGCACGCGCATCGCCGCGTCCGTCGTCGACCTGCCGTTCTACCGCCGCGAGAAGTAATCCCGCCGCCCACCGGCATCCGCCGCCCGCCAGCCACCACGAACCGCACCGCACGAGCACCGCGAACCACCACCCGAGGGGAACCCCATGACCGACCTGAACGACCTGAAGTACACCAGCGACCACGAGTGGGTGCTGATCGACGAGGACCCCGCCGAGGGTGTCGACGCCGGCGGCGTGGTGGTGGGCATCACCGCGTACGCGGCCGACAAGCTCGGCGACGTCGTCTTCCTCGAGCTGCCCGAGGTGGGCACCGCCGTGGCCGCCGGTGAGGTCGTCGGCGAGATCGAGTCGACGAAGTCGGTGGGCGAGCTGATCTCGCCGGTCGACGGCACGGTCACCGAGGTCAACGAGCGTGCGGTCGAGGAGCCCGAGCTGCTCAACAGCGACCCGTTCGGCGACGGCTGGCTGATCAAGGTCACGGTCGCGGAGGTCCCCGCCGACCTGCTGAGCCTCGAGCAGTACCGCGAGGTCACGGGCGAGTGAGCGACACGTACGACCTCGACGCCTTCGGGCGCCGGCACATCGGCACCACCCGCGACGACCAGCGCCTCATGCTGGCGACGCTCGGCTACGACTCGCTCGACGCGCTCGTCGACGCGGCCGTGCCGAGCGCGATCCAGATGCGCGAGGTCATCTCGTCGTCCATCCCCGAGGCGGCCACGGAGCGCCAGGCGCTCGCCGAGCTGCGCGCGCTCGCCGACGAGAACACCGAGCGCACGTCCATGATCGGCCTCGGCTACTTCGGCACCATCACCCCGGCCGTGATCCAGCGCAACGTGCTCGAGAACCCGTCGTGGTACACGGCCTACACGCCGTACCAGCCGGAGATCTCGCAGGGTCGCCTCGAGGCGATGCTCAACTTCCAGACCATGGTCGCCGACCTCACCGGGCTCGACACGGCGAACGCGTCGATGCTCGACGAGGGCACGGCGGTGGTCGAGGGGATGCTGCTGGCCCGACGCGCATCGAAGGCGAAGACGAGCCGCTTCGTGGTCGACGCCGACGCGCTGCCGCAGACCCTCGCGCTGCTGCGCTCGCGCGCCGAGGCCGTGGGCATCGAGCTCGCGGAGCTGCCGCTCGCCGAGACCGACGCGGCCGAGCTGGGGGAGTGCTTCGGCGTGTTCGTGCAGTACCCCGGGGCATCCGGTCGCATCTGGGACCCGTCGGCCGTGTTCGAGGCCGTGCACGCGGGCGGCGGGCTCGCCGTCGCCGCGGCGGACCTCCTCGCCACGACGCTGGTCACCCCGCCCGGCGAGCTCGGCGCGGACGTCGCCGTCGGCACCTCGCAGCGCTTCGGCGTGCCGATGGGCTTCGGCGGGCCGCACGCCGGCTTCATGGCCGTGCGGAAGGGCCTCGAACGACAGCTGCCCGGCCGGCTCGTGGGGGTGTCGCAGGATGCCGCGGGGCATCCGGCCTACCGCCTCAGCCTCCAGGCGCGCGAGCAGCACATCCGCCGCGAGAAGGCCACGTCGAACATCTGCACCGCGCAGGTGCTGCTCGCCGTGATGGCCTCGATGTACGCGGTGTACCACGGCCCGCGCGGACTGCGCGCGATCGCCGCCCGCACCGCCGGCATGGCGCACCTGCTCGCCGGGTGGCTGTCCGACCTCGGCCAGACGGTCGTGCACGACGCTTACTTCGACACGATCCGCGTGGTCGTGCCCGGCACCGCCGACCGCGTCGTCGAGCGCGCCCGCGAGCTCGGAGTGCACCTCTGGGCCGCCGACGAGGCGACCGTGCAGGTGTCGGTCGACGAGACCACCACGTTCGACGAGCTGCACCTCGTGACGCGCGCCTTCGGCGGGCCCGAGGAGCGGGGCGACGCCGCGCTCGGCGCCACCGCGATCCCCGACGCCCTCGGCCGCACCACCGCTTACCTCGAGCACCCGGTGTTCAACACGCACCACTCCGAGACGGCGATGATGCGGTACCTGAAGCTGCTCGGCGACCGCGACTACGCGCTCGACCGCGGCATGATCCCGCTCGGCTCGTGCACCATGAAGCTCAACGCGGCCACCGAGATGCAGGCCGTGACCTGGCCGGAGTTCGCCAACCTGCATCCGTTCGCCCCCGAGGCCGACGTGGTCGGCTCGCTCGCGCTCATCGAGCAGCTCGAGTCGTGGCTCGCCGAGGTGACCGGGTACGACACCGTCTCGCTGCAGCCGAACGCGGGCAGCCAGGGCGAGCTCGCGGGCCTGCTCGCGATCCGCGGCTACCACCGCGCGAACGGCGAGGCCGAGCGCACGGTGTGCCTCATCCCGCAGAGCGCGCACGGCACCAACGCGGCATCCGCCGTGCTCGCCGGCATGCGCGTGGTGGTCGTGGCCTGCGACGACCGCGGCAACGTCGACCTCGACGACCTGCGCGCGAAGATCGACGCCAACGCGGCCGAGATCGCGGCGCTCATGATCACCTACCCGTCGACGCACGGCGTCTACGAGCACGACGTGATGGACATCACGCAGGCCGTGCACGACGCCGGCGGCCAGGTCTACGTCGACGGCGCGAACCTGAACGCACTGCTCGGCACCGCCCGGTTCGGCGACTTCGGCGGCGACGTCTCGCACCTGAACCTGCACAAGACGTTCTGCATCCCGCACGGCGGCGGCGGCCCCGGCGTCGGCCCGGTCGCGGCGAAGGCGCACCTCGCGCCCTACCTGCCCGGCCACCCGATGGCCCAGCGCGCCGACCACCGCGAGCTCGTCCACGGCGGCGGCCCGGTCTCGGCGGCGCCCTACGGCAGCCCGTCGATCCTGCCGATCTCGTGGGCGTACATCCGCATGATGGGCTCCGAGGGGCTGCGCGAGGCGACGGCCGCCGCGGTGCTCGCCGCGAACTACGTCGCGGAGCGCCTGCGCGAGCACTTCCCGGTGCTGTACACGGGCGACAACGGGCTGGTCGCGCACGAGTGCATCCTCGACGTGCGCCCGCTCACCCAGGCGACCGGCGTCACGGTCGACGACGTGGCGAAGCGCCTGATCGACTACGGGTTCCACGCGCCGACCATGTCGTTCCCCGTCGCGGGCACGCTCATGGTCGAGCCGACCGAGTCGGAGGACCTGGCGGAGCTCGAACGCTTCGTCGAGGCGATGATCGCGATCAAGGCCGAGGCCGACGCGGTGGGCCGGGGCGAGTTCCCCGCCGACGACAACCCGCTGCGCAACGCCCCGCACACGGCCGAGTCGATCGCGGTCGGCGAGTGGACGCACCCGTACACCCGCGAGCAGGCGGTCTTCCCGGTGCACTCGCTCGTGCGCACGAAGTACTGGCCGCCGGTGCGCCGCGTCGACCAGGCCTACGGCGACCGCAACCTCGTCTGCGCGTGCCCGCCCGTGGAGGCGTTCGCGTAGGGGCCGAGCGGATGCCTCGGGCGGGCCGCCTCAGTGCCGGCTCGCCCGCGCGGCGCCGGCGAGTGCTGCCGCCTCCGTGCGCGAGCCCACGCCGAGCTTCCGCAGCACGGCGGAGACGTGCACGCTCACGGTCTTGCCGCTGATGAAGAGGCGTTCGCCGATCTCGCGGTTCGACAGGCCCGCGGCGACGAGGTCGAGCACCTGCTGCTCGCGGGCCGTGAGCTCGGCGTCGGCGCCGCCCGCCTCCGGGGCGCCGACTCGCAGTCCGGCGCGGCCGGCGACGTCGTCCGCCATCCGCACGACCAGCCCGCTGCCGAGCGCCTCGGCCTCGGCGCGCCCCTGCGCGATCCGCTCGGCGGCGCGCTCGCGCTCGCCGGCGTCGAGAAGCGCGGTGCCCTGGCGCACCAGCCCGTAGCCGAGCAGGTGCCGGTGCCCCTTCCCCTCGGCGAGGAGGTCGAGCGCGGGCTGCCAGACGCCGGCCCGCTCGGCCGGGTCGTCGGTCAGTTCGGCGAGTGCGATCGCGGTCCAGACCGGCGCCGACTCCCAGCCCTGCAGCGTTTCGAGCGCGGTCCGCAGGTCGTCGGCGGGTCGCGGCGGTGCGATGCCCCGATCGCGCATCGCACCGATGATGCGCGCGGCGAGGGCGAGCAGCAGCAGCCGGTCGGCGGGCCGGTCGTCGCGCCCGTCGAAGATGATCGGCTCGAGGCGGGCGAACGCGGCCGCGGGGTCGCCGTTCGCGAGCAGCAGCTCCGCCTCGTCGTACGCGGCGCCGGTCTCCACCTGGCGTTCGATGCGCCCGACCTCGTCGCGACGGCCGCGGATCATCCGGTTCCAGTCGTTCGCCGCATCGAGGTCGCCCGACCAGACGAGCATCCAGAGCTGCATGTGCTCGAGGAACCGGCGGAACGCCATGGGGGCGTCGGAGCGCAACGTGCGTTCGAGCACACGACGCGCCCGGTCCCACTCGCCGATGGCGAAGAGCGGCTCGGCCGCGTTCGACGCGAGCATCACGCCGGTGCCGCGCTCCTCACCACGTTCGCGCGCCTCCTCGAGCGCCGTCTCCGCGACCTCGACCGCCTCGCGGTAGCGGCCGAGCTGGAGCAGCGAGTCCGACAGGTTGATCGCGAGGCGCACGCGCGGGGCCCAGTCGTCGCCGGCGAACTCGCGGGCCTGGGCGAACCGCTCCATCGCCTGTTCGACGCGACCCCGGTCGACGAGCGCGACTCCGGCGATGTTGGCGCCGATGGAGGCCGCGCGGCGACCGTCCTCGCCGACCGATGCCCCGACCTCGAGTGCCCGCTCGGCGATGTCGAGCGTGTCGTCGCTGCCCTGCATCATGTGCGCCGCGCTCAGGTCCGCGAGGATCTCCGCGCGGACCACGAGCGCCTCATGCGACGGGTCGTCGGCGATGAGCGCGAGCCCGCGCTCCATGAGCGTCTGCGCGCCGGGCTCGCCGATGCGGTACAGGTCGCGCCCGTTGTCGCCGAGCAGGCGAGCCATGAGGAGCGGGTCCTCGCCCGCGGACTCCATGGCGAGTTCCGTCAGGGGAATCGCGCGCACGGCGCTGCCGGCAGCCCGATGCGCGTGCGCCGCCGCCTGGAGCAGGTCGACGCGCGACATGCCCGCGGTCTCCTCGGCGTCGGGCACCTGGTCCCAGATGTCGATCATGCGCTCGGCCATGGCCGCGACCGTCGACATCGCGTACGTGCGCTCGGACTCCTCGATCGCCCGCCTGGCCGCGGCGAACGACTCGTCGAACCGCCGGGCGGCGAGGAAGTGGGTCGAGACCTCGACGTCGACGCCCGGCCCGGGGCGGTCCTGCAGCGCCTCCGCGTACCGCGCGTGGTGCCGCGAGCGCTCGCCGGGCATCAGCTCGCCGTCGACCACCTCGCGAACCAGCGCGTGGCGGAACGCGTAGCCCGATCGGTCTGCGACGACCAGGCCGCCGTCGACCGCCTCCCGGATGGCCCGCTCCATTCGCGCGGACTCCCCGTCGTGCACGATCTCGAGCAGGTCGTGCTCGACGCGCAGCCCGCCGACCGCCATCAGCCGCAGCGCCGCGCGCGTGTCGGCGGACATCCGCTCGTAGCGCGCGGCGAGCAGGTCGGTGAGCGAGTGCGGCAGGTCGTGCGGGTTGGCCCCCAGCAGTTCCTCGACGAAGAACGGGATGCCCCCGCTCCGCTCGGAGAGCTCATCGACCCGGTCCGCGTGGGCGGCGCCCGCCATCTGCGCGACGTCGTCGCGGGTGAGGCGCGGCAGCTCGATGCGCGAGACGGCGCGGAGCCGGTCGAGCTCGGCGAGGTCGGTGCGCAGGCGGTGCCCGCGCGGCAGTTCGGCCGTGCGCGCGGTGAGCACGAGCATGGCGCGGGCGTCGCGCAGCAGGCGGATGGCGTACTGGACGACGGCCATCGTGGAGGCATCCGCCCAGTGCACGTCCTCGACGACGAGCACGAGCGGACGCTGCTGGGCGAGTCCCTCGACGAGTCGCAGAAAGCCCTCCTCGAGCAGGCCGGCACCGCCGGACGGGTGGGCATCGCCGCCGCCGGGGAAGAGCGTGCGGAGGGCGTCGGAGGAGGGGCCGGCGGCGTCGCGGGCCGCCTGCTCGCCGAACTCGCGCACGAGCGCGCGCACCACCTGGCGGATCGGGATCAGCGGCGCTCCGGCGTCCGCCAGCTCGATGCACTGGCCGCGCGCGACGAACGGCTCCTCGAGGCCGGACGTGAACTCCTCGACGAGGCGGCTCTTGCCGATGCCGGCCTCGCCGCCGACCAGCACGACCCGCGTCTCGCCGCCTCGCGCGGCCTCGTACGCATCGCGCAGAGCCTGCATCTCGGCGCGCCGACCCGCCATGCTGCGAGTCGGTGCGGCGCCCACGGCGTCATCCTCCCACAGCGACGCGGCCCGCGGTCGGTGCCACGGGCCGCGTGCCGGTGTGCGGTTCAGAGGTGCCGGGTGCGCATCACCGCGGCGTCGTGGTGCACGCGGGCGAGGTGCCGGATACGCAGGCGGCGGCGTGCCCGGCGGAAGGCACGCACGAGTGCGCGGTCGATGCGGTGCCAGGCGTGCTCCGGGAGCTGGCCGCGTTCGGCGGCGACGCGGCGGTGCTCGAGCTCGACCGCCTGGCGCTTCGCCTCGTGGGCGTAGAGCGACTCGGCGATGACGGTGTTCGCGTAGTACATGATCCGATTTCCCCCTCGTGTGCGGTGCGTCGGGATCGCGCCGCCACCACTTCAGACTGCCGCCACCCACCGACCTCCGCATCGGAGCGTGCACCGGTCCTGTGGTCGGTCAGCGAGGACACCGGCTCGGTGCCCGCCGGGCGCGTGCGTCGGTGCCAGCAGCGTCGCTCGTGCGTGCGGACACCGAGGTCGCTCGGGTCCGCATCGCCGGCTCCGACGCCTCAGGACGCGCGGCTCTCCGCACCCGTACGGGCGAGCACGGCGGCCTCGGTGCGGCTGGAGACCCCGAGCTTGCGCAGCACGGCGGAGACGTGGACGCTCACGGTCTTGCCGCTGATGAACAGCCGCTCGCCGATCTGCC
This portion of the Agromyces rhizosphaerae genome encodes:
- the gcvT gene encoding glycine cleavage system aminomethyltransferase GcvT; the encoded protein is MTERLSPLDAIHRAAGATFTDFAGWQMPVRYSSDLAEHKAVRTAAGLFDLSHMGEIVVVGPEADRALDYALAGKLSASAEGQAKYTLLLARHGGVIDDLVVYRTGADRYLVVANAANVAHVADELRARTAPFDCEVFDESDDMALIAVQGPKALDILTSTAGFGIQGDGNDHDDFVDAVSGMKYYRAVAAEFAEQPVLVARTGYTGEDGFELYVSPDQAPALWEALAEAGEAHGLVPAGLASRDTLRLEAGMPLYGHELTRDTFPAQAGLGRVVALGKEVDFVGRAASEEGPAADAPVLVGLASEGRRAGRAGYALFDGEGADASEAGVITSGALSPTLGHPIAMAYVAPRHAATGTTLYVDVRGTRIAASVVDLPFYRREK
- the gcvH gene encoding glycine cleavage system protein GcvH codes for the protein MTDLNDLKYTSDHEWVLIDEDPAEGVDAGGVVVGITAYAADKLGDVVFLELPEVGTAVAAGEVVGEIESTKSVGELISPVDGTVTEVNERAVEEPELLNSDPFGDGWLIKVTVAEVPADLLSLEQYREVTGE
- the gcvP gene encoding aminomethyl-transferring glycine dehydrogenase; translated protein: MLATLGYDSLDALVDAAVPSAIQMREVISSSIPEAATERQALAELRALADENTERTSMIGLGYFGTITPAVIQRNVLENPSWYTAYTPYQPEISQGRLEAMLNFQTMVADLTGLDTANASMLDEGTAVVEGMLLARRASKAKTSRFVVDADALPQTLALLRSRAEAVGIELAELPLAETDAAELGECFGVFVQYPGASGRIWDPSAVFEAVHAGGGLAVAAADLLATTLVTPPGELGADVAVGTSQRFGVPMGFGGPHAGFMAVRKGLERQLPGRLVGVSQDAAGHPAYRLSLQAREQHIRREKATSNICTAQVLLAVMASMYAVYHGPRGLRAIAARTAGMAHLLAGWLSDLGQTVVHDAYFDTIRVVVPGTADRVVERARELGVHLWAADEATVQVSVDETTTFDELHLVTRAFGGPEERGDAALGATAIPDALGRTTAYLEHPVFNTHHSETAMMRYLKLLGDRDYALDRGMIPLGSCTMKLNAATEMQAVTWPEFANLHPFAPEADVVGSLALIEQLESWLAEVTGYDTVSLQPNAGSQGELAGLLAIRGYHRANGEAERTVCLIPQSAHGTNAASAVLAGMRVVVVACDDRGNVDLDDLRAKIDANAAEIAALMITYPSTHGVYEHDVMDITQAVHDAGGQVYVDGANLNALLGTARFGDFGGDVSHLNLHKTFCIPHGGGGPGVGPVAAKAHLAPYLPGHPMAQRADHRELVHGGGPVSAAPYGSPSILPISWAYIRMMGSEGLREATAAAVLAANYVAERLREHFPVLYTGDNGLVAHECILDVRPLTQATGVTVDDVAKRLIDYGFHAPTMSFPVAGTLMVEPTESEDLAELERFVEAMIAIKAEADAVGRGEFPADDNPLRNAPHTAESIAVGEWTHPYTREQAVFPVHSLVRTKYWPPVRRVDQAYGDRNLVCACPPVEAFA
- a CDS encoding ATP-binding protein gives rise to the protein MAGRRAEMQALRDAYEAARGGETRVVLVGGEAGIGKSRLVEEFTSGLEEPFVARGQCIELADAGAPLIPIRQVVRALVREFGEQAARDAAGPSSDALRTLFPGGGDAHPSGGAGLLEEGFLRLVEGLAQQRPLVLVVEDVHWADASTMAVVQYAIRLLRDARAMLVLTARTAELPRGHRLRTDLAELDRLRAVSRIELPRLTRDDVAQMAGAAHADRVDELSERSGGIPFFVEELLGANPHDLPHSLTDLLAARYERMSADTRAALRLMAVGGLRVEHDLLEIVHDGESARMERAIREAVDGGLVVADRSGYAFRHALVREVVDGELMPGERSRHHARYAEALQDRPGPGVDVEVSTHFLAARRFDESFAAARRAIEESERTYAMSTVAAMAERMIDIWDQVPDAEETAGMSRVDLLQAAAHAHRAAGSAVRAIPLTELAMESAGEDPLLMARLLGDNGRDLYRIGEPGAQTLMERGLALIADDPSHEALVVRAEILADLSAAHMMQGSDDTLDIAERALEVGASVGEDGRRAASIGANIAGVALVDRGRVEQAMERFAQAREFAGDDWAPRVRLAINLSDSLLQLGRYREAVEVAETALEEARERGEERGTGVMLASNAAEPLFAIGEWDRARRVLERTLRSDAPMAFRRFLEHMQLWMLVWSGDLDAANDWNRMIRGRRDEVGRIERQVETGAAYDEAELLLANGDPAAAFARLEPIIFDGRDDRPADRLLLLALAARIIGAMRDRGIAPPRPADDLRTALETLQGWESAPVWTAIALAELTDDPAERAGVWQPALDLLAEGKGHRHLLGYGLVRQGTALLDAGERERAAERIAQGRAEAEALGSGLVVRMADDVAGRAGLRVGAPEAGGADAELTAREQQVLDLVAAGLSNREIGERLFISGKTVSVHVSAVLRKLGVGSRTEAAALAGAARASRH